A stretch of Brassica rapa cultivar Chiifu-401-42 chromosome A08, CAAS_Brap_v3.01, whole genome shotgun sequence DNA encodes these proteins:
- the LOC103827914 gene encoding uncharacterized protein LOC103827914 — protein sequence MSQTQTDMVQQMTLSSVDGLSVSPSGRLVNSCSSPELMLKQDSFPIAVQESSSETVQAEEPNKEIVLPPVVEVTVRLDDCLGWSSSSPEILLKKDSFGEIDHEIELQDSADNLVLNDLSVENELQVSNSSSMEELEEKSGVQESSLRHPSCFLDPVLSMKFKATAERPHCWSEFLKPAVEHAYDAYYIAQTEAMLQMNQQWTDVSRQGRGNQQKCRKTWKFKLKKRKFSQRVPGQRFKFTEKKFKLMSRVDIMGEETMNTRWMKVAGVWFGIWRTLINEAAIRNVKWNCCLYLLVVAFNNKNLQEGDNAVYRSRLRHTHTSRVICKMRLIQPVKELKQFALKDGKFQVKHKWRFKSASVWSNGVFS from the coding sequence ATGTCTCAGACTCAGACAGATATGGTGCAGCAGATGACTTTATCATCGGTGGATGGATTGTCTGTGAGTCCTAGTGGTCGTCTTGTTAATAGTTGCTCGTCACCAGAATTGATGCTGAAGCAAGATTCATTTCCTATTGCTGTTCAAGAATCAAGTTCTGAGACTGTTCAAGCGGAAGAACCAAATAAGGAGATAGTGTTACCACCTGTGGTAGAAGTTACAGTGAGATTGGATGACTGTCTCGGCTGGAGTAGTTCTTCTCCAGAAATTTTACTCAAGAAAGATTCATTTGGAGAGATTGACCACGAGATTGAGTTGCAAGACTCTGCTGATAATTTGGTGCTGAATGATTTGTCTGTGGAGAATGAATTGCAGGTGTCGAATTCATCATCTATGGAAGAACTCGAGGAAAAATCTGGGGTGCAGGAGTCTTCTTTGAGGCATCCAAGCTGCTTCCTTGACCCTGTTTTGTCTATGAAGTTTAAAGCAACTGCAGAAAGGCCTCACTGTTGGTCAGAGTTTTTGAAGCCTGCAGTAGAGCATGCCTATGATGCGTATTATATTGCTCAGACTGAAGCAATGCTGCAGATGAATCAGCAGTGGACTGATGTATCAAGGCAAGGTCGTGGAAACCAACAGAAGTGCCGCAAAACTTGGAaattcaagttaaaaaaaaggaagttcTCGCAGAGAGTTCCAGGACAGCGTTTCAAATTCACAGAAAAGAAGTTTAAGCTCATGAGCAGAGTAGATATTATGGGGGAAGAGACTATGAATACGAGATGGATGAAGGTTGCAGGTGTCTGGTTTGGGATTTGGAGGACGTTGATTAATGAGGCAGCTATACGGAATGTCAAATGGAACTGTTGTCTTTATTTGCTTGTCGTGGCATTCAACAATAAGAATTTGCAGGAAGGGGACAATGCAGTGTATAGGAGCAGACTGAGACACACACATACATCACGAGTGATATGTAAAATGAGATTGATTCAACCGGTCAAGGAACTGAAACAGTTTGCTTTAAAGGATGGCAAGTTTCAAGTGAAGCATAAATGGAGGTTTAAATCTGCTTCAGTTTGGTCAAATGGGGTCTTCTCATGA